The Pseudoalteromonas carrageenovora IAM 12662 DNA window GCATTTGATTGAAGTTCATGGCGATCATGGCTAAGTTCAAGCATAGTAATTGCGGTCACCACAACCGATGAAAGCGTAAGCAATAAGCCAATGGCTAAAACGGTCATTGCTAGTTTTGAGCGAAGCCAATAGCGCCATTCATCTTTGGCAACTATAACCATTTTTGAAAAATTATTTATACTCATTACGCGCCTCTTTGCGCAAAGGCTGCGTGCACTTGTTCAGTATCAATACGGCCGTTTTCTGGCGCGTCAAATTCGCCCACCAGCTCACCAGCTCTTAGTAACCCAATACGGTTAGCTACTTGGCAGGCGCCGTATACATCATGCGTAACCATTAAAATAGAAGCACCCGCTAATGCAAGCTCGCGCACTAACTGGTTAAACTCATCTATGGCAACAGGGTCAAGGCCCGAGGTAGGTTCATCAAGTAAAAATATCGGGGCTTCACGTAAAATAGCCAGTGCAATCGCGGTTTTTTGCCTCATGCCTTTAGAATATGTTTGCATAGGGCGCTCCCACGCCCCTTCTTGCAAAGCAACACGATTAAACGCGGCATTAATCTGCTCGTCTGTTTTATTAATATCAGCAAGTGATAAAAAATACTCTACGTTTTCGCGTGCTGTTAAATGCGGGTATAACGTTGCAGACTCAGGTAAGTACGCCGTTTTAGTACGAACAAAGTCAAGTGCTTTGCTCACCTCTTTACCCGCTACTTTTACTGAGCCTTGCGTTGGTTTATTAAAACCCAGTAACGTTTTTAAGGTGGTTGATTTACCCGCACCGTTACCGCCAAGTAGTGCATAAATTTCGCCTGAGCCCACATTAAAGTTTAAGTTTTTTAAAATAGCGTTATTTTTAATGCTAAAACTAAGCGAGTCCACTTCAATAAT harbors:
- a CDS encoding ABC transporter ATP-binding protein; this encodes MAKQSNAQKNDNNSATQKAIIEVDSLSFSIKNNAILKNLNFNVGSGEIYALLGGNGAGKSTTLKTLLGFNKPTQGSVKVAGKEVSKALDFVRTKTAYLPESATLYPHLTARENVEYFLSLADINKTDEQINAAFNRVALQEGAWERPMQTYSKGMRQKTAIALAILREAPIFLLDEPTSGLDPVAIDEFNQLVRELALAGASILMVTHDVYGACQVANRIGLLRAGELVGEFDAPENGRIDTEQVHAAFAQRGA